The Maniola hyperantus chromosome 12, iAphHyp1.2, whole genome shotgun sequence genome has a segment encoding these proteins:
- the LOC117986890 gene encoding uncharacterized protein isoform X1, whose product MACILRCILWVSLFQLSIHATEIPEGRSVREGERAANQKSNGSYKILNRLVKPFVSKRVEDRFVFPGEYQKPEVFEKPVIPDECKEIGICEDIPNYPEELVDNLIHELMRQNRTRFNKDMLEVPQIAQRIGPEDDNIELCDTVEKLYAPRAAQDSNMEWHVIVNDKKKPQQTFRVEICKAKESACSSIAYFQNGYKARCVQKFMLRNMLAINDQQTVVEKAFQVPSCCSCIARQT is encoded by the exons ATGGCCTGCATTCTTCGTTGCATTCTCTGGGTTTCactg TTTCAGTTATCGATACATGCGACTGAGATACCGGAGGGCAGGTCGGTGCGGGAGGGCGAGAGGGCCGCCAACCAGAAGTCCAACGGTTCGTACAAAATCCTGAATAGACTTGTGAAGCCTTTTGTCAGTAAACGAG tggaGGACAGGTTCGTGTTTCCAGGGGAGTACCAGAAACCTGAGGTGTTCGAGAAGCCAGTGATTCCTGACGAATGCAAGGAAATCGGCATTTGCGAAGACATCCCCAACTATCCCGAAGAACTCGTTGATAACTTGATTCATGAG CTCATGAGGCAGAACAGGACGAGGTTCAACAAGGACATGTTGGAAGTTCCTCAAATCGCTCAACGGATAGGACCCGAGGATGATAACATTGAACTTTGTGACACGGTGGAGAAg TTGTATGCCCCGCGGGCAGCGCAAGACAGTAACATGGAGTGGCATGTCATAGTCAATGACAAGAAGAAGCCTCAGCAAACGTTTCGAGTTGAAATATGCAA ggcCAAAGAATCAGCGTGCTCATCAATAGCGTACTTCCAGAATGGATACAAGGCGAGATGCGTCCAAAAATTTATGTTAAGAAATATGTTAGCTATTAACGACCAGCAAACAGTGGTGGAGAAGGCGTTCCAAGTGCCCAGCTGCTGTTCCTGCATCGCCAGACAGACGTGA
- the LOC117986797 gene encoding uncharacterized protein: MLPVTCLIVFVIVLNLNNITAANVAKMSDLPIQFPEPVRQVADDDHVPASCRSLTYCTVKPANYPEEKFNQMFKDHKPVQLPELVVEFTNKAGDDDDDNCKSEETFEPLYQVRQKRDKIWRTVVQAPGHDYVQRVRLETCSNVNAPCFESFCMASEYKAVCKQNYNTWKVVVDKGDNGTETIEATLPVSCSCTAVKG, from the exons GTCATCGTCCTCAACCTCAACAACATCACGGCCGCAAACGTTGCTAAGATGA GTGACCTGCCAATCCAGTTCCCGGAGCCAGTGCGTCAAGTGGCTGACGACGACCATGTGCCGGCATCCTGCCGCTCCCTGACGTACTGCACAGTCAAGCCTGCCAATTATCCTGAGGAGAAGTTTAACCAGATGTTCAAAGACCAT AAACCCGTGCAACTACCTGAACTGGTGGTGGAATTTACCAACAAGGCAGGCGATGACGACGATGACAACTGCAAGTCGGAAGAGACC tTTGAACCACTGTACCAAGTAAGGCAAAAGAGGGATAAGATATGGCGTACGGTGGTGCAGGCTCCAGGCCATGACTACGTGCAACGCGTCCGGCTAGAAACCTGCAG caATGTCAACGCACCCTGCTTCGAGTCTTTCTGCATGGCGTCAGAATACAAGGCAGTCTGTAAGCAGAACTATAACACATGGAAAGTGGTCGTGGACAAGGGCGATAACGGAACTGAGACCATCGAAGCGACATTGCCCGTCTCTTGCTCCTGCACAGCCGTGAAAGGGTAA
- the LOC117986890 gene encoding uncharacterized protein isoform X2, producing the protein MACILRCILWVSLFQLSIHATEIPEGRSVREGERAANQKSNVEDRFVFPGEYQKPEVFEKPVIPDECKEIGICEDIPNYPEELVDNLIHELMRQNRTRFNKDMLEVPQIAQRIGPEDDNIELCDTVEKLYAPRAAQDSNMEWHVIVNDKKKPQQTFRVEICKAKESACSSIAYFQNGYKARCVQKFMLRNMLAINDQQTVVEKAFQVPSCCSCIARQT; encoded by the exons ATGGCCTGCATTCTTCGTTGCATTCTCTGGGTTTCactg TTTCAGTTATCGATACATGCGACTGAGATACCGGAGGGCAGGTCGGTGCGGGAGGGCGAGAGGGCCGCCAACCAGAAGTCCAACG tggaGGACAGGTTCGTGTTTCCAGGGGAGTACCAGAAACCTGAGGTGTTCGAGAAGCCAGTGATTCCTGACGAATGCAAGGAAATCGGCATTTGCGAAGACATCCCCAACTATCCCGAAGAACTCGTTGATAACTTGATTCATGAG CTCATGAGGCAGAACAGGACGAGGTTCAACAAGGACATGTTGGAAGTTCCTCAAATCGCTCAACGGATAGGACCCGAGGATGATAACATTGAACTTTGTGACACGGTGGAGAAg TTGTATGCCCCGCGGGCAGCGCAAGACAGTAACATGGAGTGGCATGTCATAGTCAATGACAAGAAGAAGCCTCAGCAAACGTTTCGAGTTGAAATATGCAA ggcCAAAGAATCAGCGTGCTCATCAATAGCGTACTTCCAGAATGGATACAAGGCGAGATGCGTCCAAAAATTTATGTTAAGAAATATGTTAGCTATTAACGACCAGCAAACAGTGGTGGAGAAGGCGTTCCAAGTGCCCAGCTGCTGTTCCTGCATCGCCAGACAGACGTGA